From a single Flavobacterium sp. genomic region:
- a CDS encoding thiol-disulfide oxidoreductase DCC family protein codes for MQDLPQDKKIILFDGVCNLCDSSVQYVIKHDKKDIFRFVALQSDLGQMILKHIGINPIHNDSIVLYEPGISYYYKSTAALQIAKGLSGVFTLARVFTLLPTGISDTIYDYIAKNRYKWYGKKEACMIPILELKAKFLE; via the coding sequence ATACAAGACTTACCTCAAGATAAAAAAATCATATTGTTTGATGGTGTTTGCAATTTGTGCGATTCATCTGTTCAATATGTTATTAAACACGATAAAAAAGACATTTTTCGATTTGTAGCACTACAATCAGATTTAGGTCAAATGATTCTAAAGCACATTGGTATTAATCCAATTCATAATGATAGTATTGTTTTGTATGAGCCAGGGATTTCGTACTATTATAAATCAACAGCTGCTTTACAAATTGCAAAAGGATTAAGTGGTGTTTTTACTTTGGCAAGAGTTTTCACACTTTTACCCACAGGAATTAGTGATACTATTTATGATTATATTGCAAAAAATAGATATAAATGGTATGGCAAAAAAGAAGCTTGTATGATTCCAATATTGGAATTAAAAGCTAAGTTTTTAGAATAA